The Streptomyces sp. NBC_01275 genome has a segment encoding these proteins:
- a CDS encoding expansin EXLX1 family cellulose-binding protein, whose product MPAIALTAVAAVALVVSLVVAFRPDGGTGGDGKDAAKPVAGAQVSESPTATTGTAASASPKPSTASPTATSTATGAATGSAAATAASSPSASSAPAGSSGGSAARTASGSAPLAGRIRPGVDYQGVATSYDVGNGDGACSFGPTTDVMTAAMNTADYETSKACGAYVLVRAAGGASVTVRITNECPAPCAPGQLDLSTQAFARLAALSAGRIPITWSLVSPSVSNTISIRYKTGSSQYWCGVQALGHRNPLARLEVRTSGGWRALPRTEYNYFLSEQGSGCGSAIRITDVYGEQLTVDGIAVRPDVVQTTKVQFARH is encoded by the coding sequence GTGCCCGCGATCGCCCTGACGGCCGTCGCGGCCGTCGCGCTCGTCGTGTCCCTGGTCGTGGCCTTCCGCCCCGACGGCGGGACCGGCGGCGACGGGAAGGACGCGGCCAAGCCCGTCGCCGGCGCCCAGGTCAGCGAGTCGCCGACGGCGACGACGGGGACCGCGGCCTCCGCGTCCCCGAAGCCGTCCACGGCGTCCCCGACCGCCACGAGCACCGCGACCGGCGCCGCAACGGGCTCGGCAGCCGCTACGGCCGCCTCCTCGCCCTCCGCGAGCAGCGCGCCGGCGGGGTCCTCGGGCGGGAGCGCCGCCCGGACGGCGTCCGGGTCGGCGCCGCTGGCGGGGCGGATCCGGCCCGGGGTCGACTACCAGGGGGTCGCCACCTCCTACGACGTCGGAAACGGCGACGGGGCCTGTTCCTTCGGCCCGACGACCGACGTCATGACGGCGGCGATGAACACCGCCGACTACGAGACGTCCAAGGCGTGCGGCGCGTACGTGCTGGTCCGTGCGGCGGGCGGCGCGTCCGTCACGGTCCGGATCACCAACGAGTGCCCGGCGCCCTGCGCACCCGGCCAACTCGACCTCAGCACCCAGGCGTTCGCCAGGCTCGCGGCGCTCTCGGCCGGCCGGATCCCGATCACGTGGAGCCTGGTGAGCCCCAGCGTCTCGAACACGATCTCGATCCGGTACAAGACCGGGTCCAGCCAGTACTGGTGCGGCGTCCAGGCCCTCGGCCACCGGAACCCGCTGGCCCGGCTGGAGGTCCGCACCAGCGGCGGCTGGCGCGCGCTCCCCCGTACCGAGTACAACTACTTCCTCTCCGAGCAGGGCTCCGGGTGCGGCAGCGCGATCAGGATCACCGACGTCTACGGCGAACAGCTGACCGTCGACGGGATCGCCGTACGGCCGGACGTGGTGCAGACGACCAAGGTGCAGTTCGCGCGGCACTGA
- a CDS encoding pyridoxal 5'-phosphate synthase yields MATDLHELLRSLRVWDPEVTDLPSFDPGAAPAEPLPLFTEWFAQAVAAGEREPHTMTLATVDDEGLPDARIVMLHGADAAGWSFATHVTSAKGRQLAARPYAALTFYWPALGRQIRVRGPVSVAPSAEAQADLHARSTGALAAALTGRQSEVLGSVEELATASGAAWEEADRNPGAESPTWTLYRLRAAEVEFFQGDGRRRHVRLAYRRMTSGSGSGSNSGSGSGSGWERVLLWP; encoded by the coding sequence ATGGCTACCGATCTTCATGAGCTGCTCAGGTCGCTGCGGGTGTGGGACCCGGAGGTGACCGACCTGCCGTCCTTCGACCCGGGGGCGGCCCCCGCCGAGCCGTTGCCCCTCTTCACGGAGTGGTTCGCGCAGGCGGTGGCGGCGGGCGAGCGCGAGCCGCACACGATGACGCTGGCGACCGTGGACGACGAGGGGCTGCCGGACGCCCGGATCGTGATGCTGCACGGCGCCGACGCGGCCGGCTGGTCCTTCGCCACGCATGTGACGAGCGCCAAGGGCCGCCAGCTCGCCGCCCGCCCCTACGCGGCCCTCACCTTCTACTGGCCCGCCCTGGGCCGCCAGATCCGCGTCCGAGGACCGGTTTCCGTCGCCCCGTCCGCCGAGGCGCAGGCCGACCTGCACGCCCGCTCGACGGGTGCGCTGGCGGCCGCGCTGACCGGACGGCAGAGTGAAGTCCTCGGCTCGGTGGAGGAGTTGGCGACGGCGTCGGGCGCGGCCTGGGAGGAGGCCGACCGCAACCCGGGCGCCGAGTCCCCGACCTGGACGCTGTACCGGCTGCGTGCGGCGGAGGTGGAGTTCTTCCAGGGAGACGGGCGGCGGAGGCACGTACGGCTGGCGTATCGGCGTATGACTTCTGGTTCCGGCTCTGGTTCCAATTCCGGCT